One Rosa chinensis cultivar Old Blush chromosome 5, RchiOBHm-V2, whole genome shotgun sequence genomic region harbors:
- the LOC112203660 gene encoding uncharacterized protein LOC112203660 produces the protein MIEEKEMVMVSPTGGDPFRKNAYFLKPILPDSSIYEPPFNLPHCFSSLAPRFDPKKLELQVLGWRSDHQDLQSWFLHLASKHQSTWKKAGVFEAIFNSTYQIKRKKDLVCGFAEKWCCETNTFIFPWGEATITLEDVMVLGGFSVLGDSILSPIESRELKEIEDRLEEERFGLYNREGGIRVANTYLWTKKFMKSGSELEHEAFLVFWLSRYVFHNSLNAVNKAVFSIAIRLARGIRVALAPAILSHIYRDLGLLKRTIASSDELNAKNAFVKLIIKSQFQLVQIWAWERFLELRPKPKVICYGEPRLARWDKVDCLNVGDMRRVLDSAGEGFMWRPYAMVIKNWNFPKYYVEKEEWVLVGAGLDDELLSFAMCLRVAELVGFDTIQHYLPHRVARQFGFDQDLPCSVPGHIQNYDNAKLYILSRLSEADVSIRYLNWWKESVSGLEQRHMPSKKKVKKSVDLINDATIPCICSPKNSEELVQVSAGRNEGEYSFGPPGFSLKRNRMEAGDPIDEDDLTISEALKLGKKLKTVETRKSTDSAKLSSPDQIFASSSADESSMNIMKSKILEKEVVLSSEVVSWGSKGQRKLDKVIMSKERSPSNDMVSIVGSKCPSSLSLSDKLECGCSMSLFEKRECASSSSLFEKQECTSSGSLFAKLECASINPSIADEGTYVNTKKSERLEKGVPLIKALIWGGKGKRKMKNVMRSNARSSSLFEKWEDGSSSMTSYEKRVSELKAKVYRLEKVVQVLKANTFGKS, from the coding sequence ATGATTGAAGAGAAAGAAATGGTCATGGTTTCACCAACTGGTGGAGACCCATTCCGCAAAAATGCCTATTTTCTCAAACCCATTCTCCCTGATTCCTCCATTTATGAACCTCCTTTCAATCTCCCTCACTGTTTTTCCTCCCTCGCACCCCGTTTTGACCCAAAAAAGCTAGAGCTTCAAGTCCTTGGATGGCGTTCCGACCACCAAGATTTGCAGAGTTGGTTTCTCCACTTGGCTTCTAAGCACCAATCTACATGGAAGAAAGCTGGTGTCTTTGAAGCCATCTTCAATTCCACGTAccaaatcaaaaggaaaaaggatttggTTTGTGGGTTTGCAGAGAAATGGTGTTGTGAGACCAACACCTTCATCTTTCCATGGGGTGAAGCAACTATCACATTGGAGGATGTTATGGTTTTGGGAGGCTTTTCGGTTTTGGGAGACTCCATTTTAAGTCCTATTGAAAGCAGAGAACTGAAAGAAATAGAAGACAGACTTGAGGAAGAGAGATTTGGACTTTACAATCGCGAGGGTGGGATTAGAGTTGCTAACACATACCTATGGACGAAGAAGTTCATGAAGAGTGGGAGCGAATTAGAGCACGAAGCATTCCTTGTGTTCTGGCTTTCCAGGTATGTTTTCCATAATTCTCTCAATGCAGTCAATAAGGCTGTTTTCTCCATTGCAATTCGTCTAGCTAGGGGGATTCGAGTTGCGCTTGCACCAGCTATTCTTTCTCACATTTATAGAGATTTGGGTCTACTCAAAAGGACAATTGCATCTTCAGATGAATTAAATGCCAAGAATGCTTTTGTAAAACTCATAATCAAGTCACAGTTTCAATTAGTTCAGATTTGGGCTTGGGAACGATTTCTGGAACTTAGGCCAAAGCCCAAAGTTATATGTTATGGTGAGCCGAGATTGGCTCGATGGGATAAAGTAGACTGTCTGAATGTTGGAGATATGAGGAGGGTTTTAGACTCAGCAGGTGAAGGTTTCATGTGGCGCCCTTATGCCATGGTCATTAAGAACTGGAATTTTCCTAAATACTATGTTGAAAAGGAAGAGTGGGTTTTGGTTGGTGCAGGCTTGGATGATGAACTATTGTCATTTGCCATGTGCTTGAGGGTGGCTGAGTTAGTTGGATTTGATACTATACAGCACTACCTTCCACATAGAGTAGCTCGGCAATTTGGATTTGATCAAGACCTTCCGTGTTCTGTTCCTGGACATATCCAAAATTATGACAACGCGAAATTGTATATTCTGTCCAGGCTTTCTGAGGCAGATGTTAGCATTAGATACTTAAATTGGTGGAAGGAATCAGTTTCAGGCCTCGAACAGAGACATATGCCATCAAAAAAGAAAGTTAAGAAATCTGTAGACTTGATAAATGATGCCACCATTCCTTGTATTTGTTCTCCAAAGAATTCAGAAGAACTTGTGCAGGTTTCTGCAGGAAGGAATGAGGGTGAATATTCTTTTGGTCCTCCAGGATTTTCTCTCAAAAGGAATAGAATGGAAGCTGGAGATCCTATAGACGAAGATGATCTAACTATATCAGAGGCTTTGAAACTTGGGAAGAAGCTTAAAACTGTTGAAACTAGAAAAAGTACTGACAGTGCAAAGTTATCAAGTCCCGATCAAATCTTTGCATCTTCATCTGCAGATGAAAGTTCTATGAATATTATGAAGTCAAAAATACTGGAGAAAGAAGTTGTGTTGAGTAGTGAAGTGGTGTCTTGGGGAAGTAAAGGTCAGAGGAAACTGGACAAGGTAATCATGAGTAAGGAAAGAAGTCCAAGTAATGACATGGTGAGCATCGTCGGCAGCAAATGTCCTAGCAGCTTGTCTTTATCTGATAAATTGGAATGTGGTTGCAGCATGTCGTTATTTGAGAAACGGGAATGTGCTAGCAGCAGTTCATTATTTGAGAAACAAGAATGTACTAGCAGCGGCTCTTTATTTGCAAAACTGGAATGTGCTAGCATCAACCCTTCAATTGCAGATGAAGGTACTTATGTTAATACTAAGAAGTCTGAAAGATTGGAGAAAGGGGTTCCATTGATTAAAGCTTTGATCTGGGGAGGTAAGGGtaagaggaaaatgaaaaatgtaatGAGAAGCAATGCAAGAAGCAGCTCCTTATTTGAGAAATGGGAAGATGGCAGCAGCAGCATGACTTCATATGAAAAACGTGTTTCAGAGCTTAAAGCTAAGGTTTACAGGCTTGAAAAGGTGGTTCAGGTGTTGAAAGCAAATACTTTTGGGAAGAGTTGA